From the Cyanobium sp. M30B3 genome, the window AAATGGAACAATTCCCCTTGGTGGGATAGAAGTGGCAGCAAATGAGACAATCTTTGTGCGTACGAGCGGAACGTTTTCGACTAATGACCCAACAGGCCTTATCCGAGTCAATAATCTGAACGTCGCAGAAGTTCCTGGTCCGCTTGGGGTTTTGGGATTGGGCGCTGCTTTTGGATTGAGCAGGCAGCTTAAGAAAAAGACAAGCAGCTACAACGATTGATTTTTTTTAAAAGACTAAAGCCCTCCAATAACGGAGGGTTTTTTAATGCTCATTGACAGAGAATTAGTTACAAGGAGGATCTGCCTTCTTTTCATCTGTCCACTCCCAAAAATGTTGGGATTGTGGATCAGATTTATCAAATCTATTGAGCAGTACATCCTCCATAACCATTAAACGGCAATGATTTATGGTGTTGCCGCCAAAATATCCTCGAATATTTTCTGTCGTAATATCTACTCTATTGGCATGCCATCCTCGCGCCAATTCACGATCTGCAAACTTTCGAGCGGCGTATTTTCGGATGGCATGCTCTTCGCTTAGGGCAATATAGTGTCGTAAATATCCATCAAATGGAAATAGAATCGGATTGCCACCACTTAGGAGATGCCCCCCTTGGTTCACATTTGATAAATTGCAATCACGGCGCCACATCCTTTGTAGCCTAGGATATTGTGGTTCGAAAAAGTAGTAGTATTTCATGAGATTCTCGTAGCCATTGCGCTCAAAGCTTTCCCCGGGAAGCGGCAAGAATACAAACTCATTAAAATTTATTACATTGTAGCCACTTTCGCTGGCCTGCTCTGCCATGCCTTTAAGAGTACCAAATTCACTTGGTGCAACGGGCCATTCATCAGCATCGAAATGTGCTACCCATTCATGTTTTGATCCATCAATAATCGTTTGCTTGGTAACTAATTGCTTTTCTAGTGAAAAGCAGCCTTCCCAGGCCAGATCAATAATCCTTTGCACGCCATTTCCTAGGTATTGTTCGGCAATTTCTCGCGTCCCATCAGAAGACTCGTGATCAATCAGAGCTATCTCGATGCCATCTCGCACTAAGCAATCTATGCACCTGCGTACATGCAATGACTCATTTCTGACTGCGATGATTGCCAGGATGTTCATGCCTTTGTATGGATCAACTTGTGAACCACGATCTATGGACATTCTATCACGTAGCTGCGATGCCTCGCTTGGCGAACAGCATCTTGGCTTTATGTGATACTCATAACTTCTTCTCTTCTTCCGTAGCCATGCTATTGGGTACCCTTGGCGCAATTCTGCTGCTAAGCCCCTGCAGAACTTTGGCTTATTCTGTCATATTTGGATTGTTAGGCCATGCCAACAGGGCCCCAGTATACGCACAAACTGTCAATCTACTCTTTTAATCACTTTGTGTCAATCTATGCTGTGGTGCTAGAATCGTTTACATCGCGCTTGCCCCTGGCTGCTTTGTAGGCGTGCTACCCTCTCCGTAGCTTTAGGTTAACTTCTGTTCTTCAAGCGCCTTCTCTTCAGTGCTTCAAACATCCAGCTTGCGTGTTGCTATAATCACTCCATACTATGATGAAGACTATGAGTTGATTCTCAAGTGCAATCAAAGTGTCCTTTCTCAATCTTATCCAACTACTCATGTACTCGTAGCAGATGGACAGCCGCATCCTGATGTGGCAGGTTTTGATGCGCACCATGTTGTACTTCCACTGAGCCATTCGGATATTGGCTCAACGCCTCGTTTAATTGGCGCTTATCATGCAATAGGCCTTGGCTATGACGCTGTGGCATTCCTTGATGCGGACAACTGGGTTGCTTCCAATCATATTGAAATGCTGATTGATGCATATCGTACTTCTGGGGCGGCTTTCTTATCCAGTGGGCGTTGGCTTTGTCATTTGGATGGAACACCTATGGCTATTTGTCCATTTACTGATCCAGCTAAGTTTATAGATACTAACTGCATGTTCTTTACGCGGGATGCGTTCAAGCTCCTTCATTACTGGGTATTGATGCCAGTCTATGGCCATCTCATCGGCGACCGAATCATGCTTTATTATGTGCGGAAATCTGGATTAAAGATGGAACATGTTAATGTTCCCAGTGTGTATTACCGATGCAGCAAAGAAGGCGTCTATCACTATCTCGGCCGGAAGATCCCGGAGGGAGTCGAGCCACGGCCTGACTATGAATCTTCATTCCAGCGGTGGCTTGCTGATGGAAATGAGCCCTTGTAACGCCTTCAATTCCTATCTTTTCAATCGCCTGCTTGTATTGTCTTGGCCCCTAGGAGCCCGCCGCAGCGACGGCGCGGCAACGGCAAGAGGAGTCAGAGGCGGTCAGGGCCAAAGCGGCGGCTACTCGCAAATCGGATGTACCAACTGCTGAGCAGGCTGGGCTCAACAGAATGGACGAAACCGCAGCCGACAGTCCAGAGCCGCCAGGGAGACGGCGATTGAGGCTGCCCAGGATGCCGGCCTGGGACCGCCGGACCTGGAGCCGCTGCCAGCTGAGGCGATGCCGAGGAGCGGTCTGGCCAGAAGGGCCGATGGCACCCCAACCAGGAAGACCCAGCGCTATTGCACTGATCCCGACAACCATCTCATGAAGTCCGGCGGCTCCTACCTGCAGGGCTACAACTGCCAGGTGGCGGTAGACAGCGACCACCAGGTGAACGTGGCGATGGGGGCGAGCAACCATTCGCCGGATGTAGAGCACCTGGAACCCATGCTGCACCGCATCGGCTCCAGTGCCGGGGAGATGCCCACGGTGATGACGATGGATGCGGGCTACTGGAGCGAGGACAACGCAGAGCTGTGCGCCGATCGGCGTACTGACGCTTACATCGCCACCGGCCGTCTGCTGCATGGCCAGCCACTGCCGCCGTAACGTGAACCACTGCCAAGTGATGCAGATGCCAGCAGCCGCATGGCCCGCAAGCTCAGAGGCAAGCTGGGATCAGCGATCTACAACCAGCGCAAGCCGATCGTCGAGACGGTGAACGGGCAGATCAGGGAGGCCAGGGGCCTGCAGCGCTTCCTATTGCGTGGCTGGAGATGGTCGATGGCGAGTGGCATCTGACCGCGGCCACACACAACCTGCTCTCGCCGCAGGCTTCTCCGAAGGAGTAGCTGGTCCGAAACCGGCGATCACAGCAGCCGGCGCTGGTGGGGCCGACGGGATGAGGAGCTATAGCCTTGGCGGCGGCAGCCAGAGCTGATCACTGGCCATTCATCGCCGCCCACAGCAGCAGAGGAAGCCGCACACGTCCGGCTGACAGATGCGCTTGCCGTCTCAGTTGGGCTGCTGCGGCTCTATCGGCAACATACTCCTGGTTGCAGTATCGGGATGCATCGACTACTATGCGAGTGGCATACTGTACGGTTATTGCCTATAATAAGGAGGGGCAGTGCCCATGTGACGACAATTTGCTTAGAGAGTCTAAATCTATTTGGTGCACTTTATCGGCCTCTCGCGTTCTTGCGTAGAACTTGGGCCCTTCTCGTCATGAATTGCGTGTTCGTTCGGAATCATGCTCACTCAGCCTGCAATCCTTCAATATTGGCACGATGGGGATCCTCCTTCCTTGCTTCGAAAGAGGATGGATGCATGGCGTACGGTAAATCCCCATTTCTCTTATTCTTTGTTCAATCGTTGTTCTGCTGCTTCTGCGCTTGAAGATCTATATGGTGAGTCACTTAGAGATGCGTTTCTCTCCATTAGGCTGCCTGCCATGCAGGCGGATGTATTTAGGGTGGCCTATCTATATGCCTGTAGTGGTGTTTGGATTGATGCGGCAACCCATTGTCTTGGGCCATTGCATTCCTGGCTTGATCCCGAATCTCCGCTGGTTCTTTTGCGTAAACCGACTATGGTGCCGCCGCTTGTATGTAATGGCTTTATCTATGCAGCTACTTCTCGGCACCCGTTCCTGGGTGAGGCCTTGAAACGGATCACTGCTGTAATTGAAGCTCGCTATGGAGACGGTTTTTGGAAGCTGGTTGGTGCGGGCATGTTTCGTGATGTTCTGTCGGAGGCTAATTTTTCAGCAGGCGTGACAATTCTTGACTTGGACTCGGTCTGTGCATTCATACAATTTGGCTCCAGTAGTGAGGCAATGGGCCCTAATTCGCACTGGTCTGTTAGGCAGAAGCGCGCGTCCCTTTATTTTGGTTGAGCGCTTGCTTCGATTCTTGCTGGAAATCTTTGCTCAAGTTGCCTGATTCTTGCGCTTCATCCGTTCATGTAGGCTTACTGGGCTGCTTAGCTATGGCTGGTTTTTTGTGAGCCCTGCTGCTTTTGGTCAGCCAGCTCTTGGGGCAATCTTCCCATTTCCCCTCGACCCCTTCCAGCTCGAGGCGATCGACGCGCTCAACCAGGGGCACTCGGTGGTGGTGAGCGCCCCCACGGGCAGCGGCAAGACGCTGGTGGGTGAGTACGCCATCCACCGCGCCCTGGCGCACGGGCGAAAGGTGTTCTACACCACCCCCCTGAAGGCGCTCAGCAACCAGAAGCTGCGCGATTTCCGCGAGCAGTTCGGGCCCGAGAAGGTGGGCCTGCTCACCGGTGACATGAGCCTCAACCGCGAGGCCCAGGTGGTGGTGATGACCACCGAGATCTTCCGCAACATGCTCTACGCGGAGATCGACCACCCCGACAACGACCCCCTGGAAGGCGTGGAGGCGGTGGTGCTCGATGAGTGCCACTACATGAACGATTCCCAGCGCGGCACGGTGTGGGAAGAGTCGATCATTCACTGCCCCCCTTCGATTCAGCTCGTGGCCCTTTCGGCCACGGTGGCCAATGCCGGCCAGCTCACCGACTGGATCGAGGCCGTGCATGGCCCCACGCAGCTGGTGCACAGCGACCACCGGCCCGTGCCGCTGGCCTTCAGCTTCTGCAGTGCCAAGGGTCTGCATCCCCTGCTCAATGAGGCCGGCACCGACCTGCACCCCAACTGCAAGGTGTGGCGTGCCCCCAAGGGCAACCGCCGCAAGGGGCCGAAAGTGCCCAAGCCACCCCAGCCAGAAGCGCCGCCCCTGGGCTTTGTGGTGGCCCAGATGGCCGAGCGGGACATGCTGCCCGCCATCTATTTCATCTTCAGCCGCCGCGGCTGCGACAAGGGGGTGCGCGATCTGGGCAAGCTCTGCCTGGTCACACCGGACGAGCAGGCCCGGATCAAGACCCGGCTCGATGCCTTTGTGGCCGCCAGCCCGGAGGCTGTGCGCGAGGGTCACGACGAACCGCTGCTGCGCGGCATCGCCTCCCACCATGCCGGCGTGCTGCCCGCCTGGAAGGAGCTGATCGAGGAGCTGTTCCAGCAGGGGCTGATCAAGGTGGTGTTCGCCACCGAAACCCTGGCCGCCGGCATCAACATGCCCGCCCGCAGCACCGTGATCTCGGCCCTCTCCAAGCGCACCGAGCGGGGTCACCGGCCGCTGATGGGCAGCGAATTCCTGCAGATGGCGGGCCGGGCCGGCCGGCGCGGCCTGGATTCCCAGGGCTATGTGGTGACCGTGCAGAGCCGCTTCGAGGGGGTGCGCGAGGCGGGCCAGCTGGCCACGGCGCCGGCCGATCCGCTGGTGAGTCAGTTCACGCCCAGTTACGGCATGGTGCTCAACCTGCTGCAGCGCTACCACCTGGCCAAGGCCCGCGAGCTGGTGGAGCGCAGCTTCGGCCGCTACCTGGCCACCCTCGACCTCAAGGGCGATCAGGAGTCGATCGCCCAGCTCCAGCAGCAGCTGGCCTCCCTGGAGGCTGGCGGCGAGGGCGGCGAGGTGCCCTGGGACGACTTCGAGGACTACGAAAAGCGGCGGGGCCGCCTGCGCGAGGAGCGGCGGCTGCTGCGCACCCTGCAGCAGCAGGCCGAGGAAACCGTGGTGCACGAGCTCACCCTGGCCCTGCAGTTCGCCAGTGAAGGCAGCCTGCTCAGTCTCAAGGCGCCGCCGCTGAAGGGGCGGATCACGCCGGCGGTGCTGGTGGAGAAGGTGAAGGGCCCCGGCCAGTTCCCCCTGCTCAAGTGCCTCACCGACGACAACCTCTGGATCCTGCTGCCCTGCAGTGCCGTGGTGAGCCTGCATGCCGAGCTCAGCTGCCTGCAGGTGAGCCAGGTGGAGGCGCCCGAGCTGCAGCGCGCCGGCGAGCATCACCACGGCAACCAGGCCAGTGGCGGCCTGGCCCTGGCGGTGGCCTCGATGGCCCGCCGCCACGACATGGCCACCCCCCAGTACGACCTGGCCGGCGAGGTGCAG encodes:
- a CDS encoding glycosyltransferase gives rise to the protein MNILAIIAVRNESLHVRRCIDCLVRDGIEIALIDHESSDGTREIAEQYLGNGVQRIIDLAWEGCFSLEKQLVTKQTIIDGSKHEWVAHFDADEWPVAPSEFGTLKGMAEQASESGYNVINFNEFVFLPLPGESFERNGYENLMKYYYFFEPQYPRLQRMWRRDCNLSNVNQGGHLLSGGNPILFPFDGYLRHYIALSEEHAIRKYAARKFADRELARGWHANRVDITTENIRGYFGGNTINHCRLMVMEDVLLNRFDKSDPQSQHFWEWTDEKKADPPCN
- a CDS encoding transposase — protein: MKSGGSYLQGYNCQVAVDSDHQVNVAMGASNHSPDVEHLEPMLHRIGSSAGEMPTVMTMDAGYWSEDNAELCADRRTDAYIATGRLLHGQPLPP
- a CDS encoding glycosyltransferase family 2 protein, which gives rise to MLQTSSLRVAIITPYYDEDYELILKCNQSVLSQSYPTTHVLVADGQPHPDVAGFDAHHVVLPLSHSDIGSTPRLIGAYHAIGLGYDAVAFLDADNWVASNHIEMLIDAYRTSGAAFLSSGRWLCHLDGTPMAICPFTDPAKFIDTNCMFFTRDAFKLLHYWVLMPVYGHLIGDRIMLYYVRKSGLKMEHVNVPSVYYRCSKEGVYHYLGRKIPEGVEPRPDYESSFQRWLADGNEPL
- a CDS encoding DEAD/DEAH box helicase, giving the protein MSPAAFGQPALGAIFPFPLDPFQLEAIDALNQGHSVVVSAPTGSGKTLVGEYAIHRALAHGRKVFYTTPLKALSNQKLRDFREQFGPEKVGLLTGDMSLNREAQVVVMTTEIFRNMLYAEIDHPDNDPLEGVEAVVLDECHYMNDSQRGTVWEESIIHCPPSIQLVALSATVANAGQLTDWIEAVHGPTQLVHSDHRPVPLAFSFCSAKGLHPLLNEAGTDLHPNCKVWRAPKGNRRKGPKVPKPPQPEAPPLGFVVAQMAERDMLPAIYFIFSRRGCDKGVRDLGKLCLVTPDEQARIKTRLDAFVAASPEAVREGHDEPLLRGIASHHAGVLPAWKELIEELFQQGLIKVVFATETLAAGINMPARSTVISALSKRTERGHRPLMGSEFLQMAGRAGRRGLDSQGYVVTVQSRFEGVREAGQLATAPADPLVSQFTPSYGMVLNLLQRYHLAKARELVERSFGRYLATLDLKGDQESIAQLQQQLASLEAGGEGGEVPWDDFEDYEKRRGRLREERRLLRTLQQQAEETVVHELTLALQFASEGSLLSLKAPPLKGRITPAVLVEKVKGPGQFPLLKCLTDDNLWILLPCSAVVSLHAELSCLQVSQVEAPELQRAGEHHHGNQASGGLALAVASMARRHDMATPQYDLAGEVQEQALLVHQLEEELELHPAHRWGDRRQLKKHRRRMEELEQEIEERQRLLHFRSNRHWDTFLALIEVLRHFGALAGAEGLEPTEVGRTVAALRGDNELWLGLALMSGHLDALDPAELAAVLEAISTEVNRPDLWCAWSPPPAVEEALHDLRSIRRQLERQQERAKVTFPLWWEPELTGLVHAWACGAGWSEVIANTSLDEGDVVRVLRRTVDLLAQIPYCEAVSQQLRDNARRALKAINRFPVCELEDLLPSAPAFASPAPAPEPAP